Proteins from a genomic interval of Pseudoalteromonas sp. MEBiC 03607:
- the yihA gene encoding ribosome biogenesis GTP-binding protein YihA/YsxC, with protein sequence MLKSRIKYNTASFVTSAPDISRLPADTGIEVAFAGRSNAGKSSALNTLTDQKLARTSKTPGRTQLINTFELDADKRLIDLPGYGFAKVPIEMKKKWQKSLGEYLQKRQSLKGIVILMDIRHPLKDLDRDLIDWAVGSEIPVLALLTKADKLKQGARKAQVLQVRRELSSLEGDITVHAFSSLKGTGLPEVAKKLDEWFLGPIEVQTPESEEEPEA encoded by the coding sequence GTGCTCAAATCTCGTATCAAATACAATACTGCGTCCTTTGTTACTAGCGCACCTGACATCTCACGCTTGCCTGCTGATACGGGGATTGAAGTCGCGTTTGCTGGTCGCTCTAATGCGGGTAAATCAAGTGCCCTTAATACGCTAACGGATCAAAAGTTAGCACGTACCTCTAAAACGCCGGGTCGTACTCAGTTGATCAATACTTTTGAGCTTGATGCTGATAAACGCCTTATCGACTTACCTGGTTATGGCTTTGCGAAAGTGCCAATCGAAATGAAGAAGAAATGGCAAAAATCGTTAGGTGAGTACTTACAAAAGCGCCAAAGTTTAAAAGGGATTGTTATTTTGATGGATATTCGTCATCCACTAAAAGATCTTGATCGTGACTTAATTGACTGGGCCGTTGGCAGTGAGATCCCAGTACTTGCACTTTTAACTAAAGCCGACAAATTAAAACAGGGCGCACGTAAAGCACAAGTTTTACAAGTTCGCCGTGAGCTAAGTAGCTTGGAAGGTGATATTACTGTTCATGCATTTTCATCATTAAAAGGAACAGGCTTACCAGAAGTTGCTAAAAAGCTAGATGAATGGTTCTTAGGGCCAATTGAAGTTCAAACTCCTGAATCTGAAGAAGAACCAGAAGCTTAG
- a CDS encoding YceI family protein produces MFKSVAFAALSLSSLLVAPFASANWQVNNEQSKVSFVSIKKNSIAEAHHFKKVSGTLNEQGQFKLMIDLSSVETLIPIRNERMTKLLFETAEFPHAVLTADLSKSLLALKPGQHVLTGLKAELDFHGNKKELTIDVLANMSPNGDVTVSSFSPVIINADDFKVTEGIAQLQKLAGLPSIATAVPVTFSLTLDKDK; encoded by the coding sequence ATGTTTAAATCTGTGGCCTTTGCCGCCTTATCATTATCAAGTTTATTAGTTGCTCCTTTTGCTAGTGCAAACTGGCAGGTTAACAATGAGCAAAGCAAGGTTAGCTTTGTATCTATCAAAAAGAATTCAATTGCTGAAGCGCATCATTTCAAAAAAGTATCAGGTACGTTGAATGAGCAAGGTCAATTCAAGTTAATGATCGATCTTAGCTCTGTTGAAACGCTAATTCCTATCCGTAATGAGCGCATGACTAAATTGTTGTTCGAAACAGCTGAGTTTCCTCATGCAGTTTTAACTGCTGATTTAAGTAAATCATTATTAGCACTGAAGCCAGGACAACATGTATTAACTGGTTTGAAAGCCGAGCTTGACTTCCATGGCAATAAAAAAGAGTTAACGATTGATGTACTGGCAAACATGTCACCCAATGGTGATGTGACAGTTTCTTCGTTCTCACCAGTGATTATTAATGCAGATGATTTCAAAGTAACAGAAGGCATTGCACAGCTACAAAAGCTTGCTGGTTTACCATCTATTGCAACAGCTGTTCCTGTAACTTTTTCTTTGACGCTCGATAAAGATAAGTAA
- a CDS encoding DUF1285 domain-containing protein translates to MQSLAELEAALAEPDKPFDQWQPDNCGQLPIEINGQGVWFYAGSEIQREAMVKLFASVLCKEANTYYLKTPVEKMAITVIDVPFVIVDWYFEETEQGQALCCVDNLQRTWLVTSSQPLQLRKFENLQVPYLQLAHGLAARVSRNVYYQWAEIACSDEQGYFIESLGKRYYLA, encoded by the coding sequence ATGCAGTCGCTTGCCGAGCTAGAAGCTGCACTTGCAGAGCCTGATAAACCTTTTGATCAATGGCAACCAGACAATTGTGGTCAGTTGCCTATTGAGATCAATGGTCAAGGAGTGTGGTTTTATGCTGGCAGCGAAATTCAACGGGAGGCAATGGTCAAACTATTTGCCTCCGTACTTTGTAAAGAAGCCAATACTTACTATTTAAAAACGCCAGTAGAGAAAATGGCGATTACAGTCATTGATGTGCCTTTTGTTATTGTTGATTGGTATTTTGAAGAGACCGAGCAAGGGCAGGCTTTATGCTGTGTTGATAATCTACAACGCACTTGGTTAGTGACATCATCGCAACCACTACAATTACGCAAATTTGAAAATCTGCAGGTACCTTATTTACAGTTAGCACATGGGTTAGCGGCAAGAGTATCGAGAAATGTTTATTATCAATGGGCTGAAATAGCCTGCTCAGACGAGCAGGGCTACTTTATAGAGTCATTAGGTAAGCGTTATTACTTGGCCTAA
- a CDS encoding triacylglycerol lipase: MKKCLLALATILLISLSLPCHAKNNNTQYPIVLVHGLLGFDSLLGVDYFYNIPSTLSLDGHQVFVAAVSAVHSSEFRGQQLLAQVNHILTLTGAEKVNLIGHSQGAQTVRYVASISPNLVASVTSIGGANYGSTLADLIREEIKPNSPSEHSFKLVFAALGSMISLLSGHSDLPQDPLAALHSLTSQGASVFNQKYPEGLPPTACEQGQMLASNGVYYFSWSGTAALTNILDPTDLSMLLGSILIVGQDDGLISRCSSHLGHVIKDDYKMNHLDEINQFIGLHHLREVDPVELYRQHVKRLQELGL; this comes from the coding sequence ATGAAAAAATGCCTCCTAGCACTAGCTACCATCTTACTCATTTCGCTGAGCTTGCCCTGTCACGCGAAAAATAATAACACTCAATACCCGATTGTTTTGGTACATGGGCTGTTAGGTTTTGATAGCCTATTAGGCGTTGACTATTTTTATAATATCCCCAGCACTTTATCGCTTGATGGCCACCAGGTTTTTGTTGCTGCTGTGTCAGCTGTTCACAGTTCAGAGTTTCGTGGTCAACAATTACTGGCTCAGGTTAATCATATTTTGACACTCACGGGCGCAGAAAAGGTTAACTTAATTGGTCATAGTCAAGGAGCGCAAACTGTTCGCTATGTCGCTTCGATCTCGCCTAACTTAGTTGCCTCTGTGACCAGTATCGGGGGGGCAAACTATGGCAGTACACTTGCTGATCTTATTCGCGAAGAAATAAAACCAAACTCACCATCTGAACATTCGTTTAAGCTAGTATTTGCAGCACTAGGCAGCATGATTTCGTTACTATCAGGTCACAGTGATTTACCGCAAGATCCGTTAGCAGCATTACATAGCTTAACCAGCCAAGGAGCCTCTGTATTCAATCAAAAGTACCCAGAAGGTTTACCGCCAACGGCATGCGAGCAAGGACAAATGCTTGCCAGTAATGGGGTGTATTATTTTTCGTGGAGTGGCACAGCAGCGCTTACCAATATTCTTGATCCAACCGACTTATCTATGCTGCTTGGATCAATATTGATCGTAGGTCAAGATGATGGCCTGATTTCACGCTGTAGTAGTCACTTAGGTCATGTCATTAAAGATGATTATAAAATGAATCATTTAGACGAAATCAATCAATTTATAGGTTTGCATCATTTACGCGAAGTCGACCCTGTTGAGCTTTATCGTCAACATGTAAAAAGGTTACAAGAGTTGGGGTTATAG